A region of Paenibacillus sp. 37 DNA encodes the following proteins:
- a CDS encoding FtsW/RodA/SpoVE family cell cycle protein, whose protein sequence is MTNRHERIEHYLDHICVQVKAREVHNDLRDELGNHMEEMILDKEQEGYSEEEAIAYAIEQMGDPAVVGKSMHRLHRHRMHWGLLVGLIALSIISLFLMWVFTINVADEKYQFLYRNHVVYTVIGVMLMLFFIYFDYRKLKKAAWWIYILLNVMLWISPMITTDIYGNSRYWSLFGLTLDLTTASVWILPLAIGAIMLDKLRSNCNMQSILAYIAMVTIPAVLLFQTLDWVRLFLFGIMSIILFGWLTRKWLYTVIGAVITGIIFVLLLFFADQYGRLERLTVVLNLQDDLYGSAYSNYSIIEIIRSSGWWGNGIDTTFDRFKTSYFNYPGVLLIDVFGWSAGILLLVAIIWFVANMVKMLPRIWDDFGRMIIVSITAMFAMQIIYSLAMTTGKAPIISITFPLIGYGNHLMFDYAMLGLLLGIYRRKDTTSKKNDEMPKKMDADLLTNS, encoded by the coding sequence ATGACGAATCGACATGAACGAATTGAACATTATCTTGATCACATATGTGTTCAGGTTAAAGCTCGCGAAGTACATAACGACTTGCGTGATGAGTTGGGAAACCACATGGAAGAGATGATTTTGGACAAAGAACAAGAAGGTTATTCAGAAGAAGAAGCAATTGCATACGCCATTGAACAGATGGGCGATCCAGCTGTTGTAGGCAAGAGTATGCACCGGTTACATCGTCACCGAATGCATTGGGGGCTGTTAGTTGGATTAATTGCTTTGTCTATAATAAGTCTGTTCTTAATGTGGGTTTTTACGATTAATGTAGCAGATGAAAAGTATCAGTTCTTATATCGCAATCATGTCGTGTACACCGTTATAGGTGTAATGTTGATGTTGTTCTTTATTTACTTTGATTATCGTAAGTTGAAAAAAGCTGCTTGGTGGATCTATATTCTACTGAATGTCATGTTGTGGATCAGTCCAATGATAACTACAGATATTTATGGTAATAGCAGATATTGGAGCTTATTTGGCTTAACACTAGACCTTACCACAGCTTCAGTGTGGATTTTGCCACTTGCTATAGGTGCCATTATGCTGGACAAGCTTCGTTCCAATTGTAATATGCAATCCATATTAGCCTACATTGCGATGGTAACGATTCCCGCAGTACTATTGTTTCAAACGTTGGACTGGGTTCGCTTGTTTCTGTTTGGCATAATGTCCATTATTTTATTTGGCTGGCTCACGCGAAAGTGGCTTTATACAGTCATAGGTGCTGTTATAACAGGAATTATTTTTGTATTGTTATTGTTCTTTGCAGATCAATACGGACGACTGGAGAGGCTCACTGTCGTTTTAAATCTTCAGGATGACCTTTATGGCAGTGCCTATAGTAACTATTCCATTATCGAAATTATTAGATCATCAGGTTGGTGGGGTAACGGGATTGATACAACGTTTGACAGGTTTAAAACGAGTTATTTCAATTACCCAGGTGTGCTGCTCATTGATGTGTTTGGCTGGTCTGCCGGGATACTGCTATTGGTGGCGATCATCTGGTTTGTTGCCAATATGGTGAAAATGCTTCCTCGCATATGGGATGATTTTGGCCGTATGATTATTGTCAGTATCACAGCTATGTTTGCAATGCAAATCATCTATTCGCTGGCTATGACTACCGGAAAAGCACCTATTATCAGTATCACTTTTCCTTTAATTGGATACGGAAATCACTTGATGTTTGATTACGCCATGCTCGGTTTACTGCTCGGCATTTACCGCCGGAAGGATACTACTTCGAAGAAAAATGACGAAATGCCGAAGAAGATGGATGCCGACCTACTGACCAATTCATAG
- a CDS encoding MBL fold metallo-hydrolase, translated as MTTSEYKVISIKSSYEAFINYSYIVVDEATQEAAVIDPSWDLEAILDSLEAEQAKLTHILLTHSHADHVHLVGALLERFNPRVYMGGAEIDFFKYHCKNLKPVKDRDAVLIGNTLISCISTPGHTPGSICYSLTNHIFTGDTLFAEGCGICPERGGDPGAMYQSLQKIRQQIHPSVRVYPAHSFGVEPGQTLQMLLERNIYFNISDEEQFIAFRMRKNQPDAKSFV; from the coding sequence ATGACAACCAGTGAATACAAGGTTATTTCTATTAAATCCAGTTATGAAGCATTCATTAATTATAGCTATATCGTCGTTGATGAAGCGACTCAGGAGGCAGCGGTAATTGATCCTTCCTGGGACCTTGAAGCCATTCTGGATTCCCTGGAAGCTGAGCAGGCCAAACTCACACACATCCTGTTGACACATTCCCATGCGGATCATGTTCATCTTGTAGGAGCATTGCTCGAACGTTTTAATCCTCGGGTTTATATGGGGGGAGCGGAAATTGATTTTTTTAAGTACCACTGTAAGAATTTGAAGCCTGTAAAGGATCGAGATGCCGTTTTAATAGGCAATACACTGATATCCTGTATAAGCACCCCAGGACATACGCCAGGTTCTATATGTTATTCATTAACAAATCATATTTTTACAGGAGATACTCTGTTTGCAGAGGGATGTGGCATATGCCCCGAACGCGGAGGAGATCCAGGTGCGATGTATCAGAGTTTGCAAAAAATACGGCAACAAATACATCCTTCCGTCAGGGTATACCCTGCACATTCATTTGGCGTTGAACCGGGTCAGACACTTCAGATGCTGCTTGAGAGAAACATATATTTTAATATTTCGGATGAAGAACAGTTTATCGCTTTTCGTATGCGTAAGAATCAGCCGGATGCCAAAAGTTTTGTGTGA
- a CDS encoding AAA family ATPase, whose amino-acid sequence MSKLIFFLGGAGSGKTTLAKALSRKHKAAFFDMDILLRPAAEAIMTLQGLDPSDRDSPEYKRLCRDLGYRITMDAALDNVQLGIDTIVVGPFTKEIGTPDWIAQELARIGRSLEDTDVRVAYIYLENEALYHERITARQSPLDEWKLENWDAFTASLVRKEVAWPLPASSVAYIDNSNDDPAIAYAELERRMYE is encoded by the coding sequence ATGAGCAAACTAATCTTCTTTCTCGGCGGGGCCGGAAGTGGCAAGACTACACTAGCCAAAGCTCTTTCCCGTAAACATAAAGCGGCTTTCTTCGATATGGATATCCTGCTTCGTCCCGCGGCTGAGGCAATTATGACCCTTCAGGGACTCGATCCATCCGACCGAGATTCGCCTGAATACAAGAGGTTGTGCCGTGATCTTGGATATCGTATTACGATGGACGCAGCTCTGGATAACGTTCAGTTGGGTATCGACACGATCGTTGTCGGGCCATTTACCAAAGAAATCGGAACCCCGGATTGGATTGCTCAGGAACTTGCAAGAATTGGACGTTCTCTGGAAGACACGGATGTGCGTGTCGCCTATATCTATCTTGAGAATGAAGCGTTGTATCACGAGCGGATCACAGCGAGACAATCCCCATTGGATGAATGGAAACTTGAAAACTGGGATGCCTTCACAGCTTCTCTCGTCCGTAAAGAAGTAGCCTGGCCGCTCCCTGCTTCATCCGTCGCTTATATTGACAATTCCAATGATGATCCTGCGATTGCCTATGCCGAACTTGAACGACGGATGTACGAGTAG
- a CDS encoding DUF4153 domain-containing protein, with product MIDKIMASPQRALITLLSAWVLAIIHQYLFYGNEIGVSYPIFVILFYVFMYLFARDRMRSFKFIDAFVAAVVLLLSLTFLLYDNELFRVLNFLVVPGVIILHMTYLMGRKRKQWWEIGLIGTAIDHLLPQAIRHWGTVAALAVRAGGRGMGKSQKTVVFKVLIGLVASLPILVVVIALLSSADGVFDQYLAGFPEWLNQLAFTPGIPRIIWIVIAGVVLFGYVWGFVQPMQYEAEKRENAHWKNGAASTVDKRDHTYIFSPVDPATEGKVINKITPEPERTPVHREPFRLDPIIVGTMLIVINCVYVLFVLVQFSYLFGAGEGHLPVDLSYADYARSGFAELILVTGINFFILIVALQYTRSSGKAGSIVHQVLLLILVSCSAIMLYSAFMRLNLYEQAYGYTYIRFLVHAFMIFLALLLLIAGLRIRYTSIPLIRWYIVLALTAYVAVNYVGMDKRIAELNIERYHQTGNIDATYLASLSADAVPLLRAFALEEYPDLKREMLERQVYLDEDSSNRSWPSYNVARHRAELEMSKLRTE from the coding sequence ATGATTGATAAAATAATGGCTTCACCGCAACGCGCTCTAATCACGCTACTGTCTGCATGGGTGCTAGCGATCATTCACCAGTATTTATTCTATGGTAATGAGATTGGCGTATCGTATCCTATCTTTGTAATTCTCTTTTATGTGTTCATGTATCTGTTTGCAAGGGACCGCATGAGGTCTTTCAAGTTCATTGATGCTTTTGTGGCGGCTGTAGTGCTATTGTTGTCGCTAACGTTCCTGTTATACGACAATGAACTGTTCCGTGTTCTTAATTTCCTGGTTGTACCCGGCGTAATTATCTTACATATGACCTATCTAATGGGCAGAAAACGGAAGCAGTGGTGGGAGATCGGGTTAATCGGTACGGCAATTGACCATTTGCTGCCTCAAGCCATACGTCATTGGGGGACTGTTGCGGCCCTTGCTGTGAGAGCAGGCGGGCGTGGCATGGGCAAATCACAGAAAACGGTTGTTTTCAAAGTGCTCATTGGCCTTGTGGCATCCTTGCCTATCCTTGTTGTCGTCATCGCGTTACTGTCTTCTGCTGACGGGGTCTTCGACCAGTATTTAGCCGGTTTTCCGGAGTGGTTGAATCAGCTGGCTTTTACCCCAGGGATACCGAGAATCATCTGGATTGTCATTGCAGGTGTAGTTCTGTTCGGTTATGTATGGGGATTTGTACAGCCAATGCAATATGAGGCAGAGAAGAGAGAGAACGCACATTGGAAAAATGGAGCAGCATCCACGGTTGATAAGCGTGATCACACCTATATATTCTCTCCTGTGGATCCGGCCACTGAAGGTAAGGTTATAAATAAGATTACACCCGAGCCCGAACGCACTCCAGTTCATCGGGAACCATTCAGATTAGACCCCATCATTGTGGGGACGATGCTGATTGTCATTAACTGTGTGTACGTTTTATTTGTACTTGTACAGTTTTCGTATCTGTTTGGTGCAGGAGAGGGGCATCTTCCGGTAGATCTGTCTTACGCAGACTATGCGAGAAGTGGATTCGCAGAGTTAATTCTCGTCACAGGTATTAACTTCTTTATTCTTATTGTTGCTTTGCAGTATACCCGTTCGAGTGGCAAAGCGGGTTCCATCGTGCATCAGGTACTTCTCCTGATTCTGGTCAGTTGTTCAGCAATTATGTTGTATTCCGCGTTTATGCGCCTAAATCTTTATGAGCAGGCATATGGATATACATACATCCGCTTTCTGGTACACGCATTCATGATCTTCCTCGCACTCCTGTTGCTGATCGCTGGCCTTCGTATACGGTACACGTCCATACCGCTGATCCGCTGGTATATTGTGCTTGCGCTCACTGCATATGTTGCTGTCAACTATGTGGGTATGGATAAACGGATTGCCGAGCTGAATATTGAACGTTATCATCAGACTGGCAATATTGATGCTACCTATCTGGCGAGTCTGTCAGCAGATGCAGTTCCGTTACTTCGTGCGTTTGCTCTGGAGGAGTACCCCGATCTCAAAAGGGAAATGCTGGAACGTCAAGTCTACTTGGACGAGGATTCATCAAATCGTTCATGGCCTTCTTATAACGTGGCGAGACACCGAGCTGAGCTAGAAATGTCCAAATTGAGAACGGAATAG
- a CDS encoding ABC transporter substrate-binding protein has product MKLHQQYLLLHRHYGHHTEHELTLANLAELLNCTHRNTLTIVKKMVAHDWIRWVSQRGRGRRSSLTLLVPADQIAAEYMMEAMNRRELQEAAEQVSAFSSSTTMQDHLNQWLLGYSGHHTEAGTNNEQIDTLRLPLRQQLHALDPLYINLLAESFVTSHVFDGLVQRGEKGEILPCLAHTWDVSVDRQTWTFYIRKGITFHNGQMLTSHDIVHTFERLQSTDRRTLYRDVSKQILSIEAVSPLTVCFRLKKPHELFLSFLTTSRAAIVPSPGTHELKMNHAGDLHGMQKPVGTGPFKVTAWDDHLCRLEAFSSYFQGRAHMDRVDILQIPWSASAKMDDSQDIDTPFFHLVHNPSSSTGADWTQISAGVMVHKLLTCNTQKAGPLNDPAVRAHIQSCLAEMYKDDRHADESKVVVPDFSKASTQMVQVHSEGCNHISQRLTATARAVSLHIATIPQYRRDAQHLASILEQCGYSCTVRTGTMEQFKGDLRLESDLILFSLIRDRDEELRRYDLYSTLSEHLEDSARITIHEMLQTIIASPIAADRTSELDRIEQFLVDQNLLFHLSKKPVETAYLPSVRGLSFNSQGWVNLRHIWFP; this is encoded by the coding sequence TTGAAATTACATCAGCAATACCTGCTGTTGCATCGTCATTACGGTCACCATACAGAACATGAACTTACACTCGCCAATCTCGCTGAATTACTGAATTGTACGCATCGTAATACATTAACGATTGTCAAAAAGATGGTTGCCCATGACTGGATTCGTTGGGTTTCCCAGCGTGGCCGTGGTCGTCGTTCATCACTGACCTTGCTTGTTCCGGCTGATCAAATCGCCGCAGAATATATGATGGAGGCTATGAATCGCCGGGAGTTGCAAGAAGCTGCCGAGCAGGTGAGTGCATTCTCGAGCTCAACAACCATGCAGGATCATCTAAATCAGTGGTTGCTTGGGTATTCGGGACATCATACGGAAGCCGGCACCAACAATGAGCAGATTGATACGCTTCGGTTGCCCCTGCGCCAACAGCTTCATGCGCTTGATCCGCTGTACATTAATCTATTAGCTGAATCCTTTGTTACCAGCCATGTCTTTGACGGGTTGGTTCAACGTGGTGAAAAAGGTGAGATTCTCCCCTGTCTCGCTCATACTTGGGATGTCAGTGTTGACCGACAGACCTGGACGTTTTATATACGAAAAGGTATTACATTTCACAATGGTCAGATGCTGACGTCCCATGATATTGTGCATACGTTTGAACGGCTGCAATCTACAGACCGCCGAACACTGTACCGTGATGTGAGTAAACAGATTCTATCTATTGAAGCGGTCAGTCCCTTGACCGTGTGTTTCCGGCTTAAAAAACCTCACGAATTGTTTCTGTCCTTTCTTACAACAAGTCGTGCGGCGATTGTACCCTCACCGGGAACACACGAGCTGAAGATGAATCATGCGGGTGATCTGCATGGAATGCAAAAACCTGTCGGGACGGGGCCGTTCAAGGTCACTGCCTGGGATGATCACTTGTGCAGACTTGAAGCCTTTTCATCGTATTTTCAGGGTAGAGCACATATGGACCGGGTAGATATCCTGCAAATTCCGTGGAGTGCCTCGGCCAAAATGGACGATAGTCAAGATATCGATACTCCGTTCTTCCATCTTGTTCATAATCCGTCTTCGTCTACGGGTGCAGATTGGACTCAGATTAGTGCAGGTGTGATGGTTCATAAATTACTCACGTGTAATACGCAAAAAGCCGGACCGTTAAACGATCCGGCAGTAAGAGCACACATCCAGTCATGCCTTGCTGAAATGTATAAAGATGACCGACATGCAGATGAGTCTAAGGTTGTGGTACCTGATTTTAGTAAAGCGAGTACCCAGATGGTCCAGGTACATTCGGAGGGATGTAACCATATATCTCAACGACTCACTGCCACTGCTCGAGCCGTATCCCTGCACATTGCAACCATTCCACAATATCGCAGGGATGCCCAACATCTGGCATCTATATTGGAGCAGTGCGGTTACTCCTGTACCGTCCGCACAGGCACGATGGAGCAGTTCAAAGGAGATCTGCGGCTGGAATCTGATCTGATTCTCTTTTCTCTGATTCGGGACAGAGACGAAGAACTGCGCAGATATGATCTTTACTCCACGTTGTCCGAGCATCTGGAAGATTCTGCTCGTATAACGATTCATGAGATGTTGCAAACCATTATCGCCTCTCCGATTGCAGCAGATCGAACTTCTGAATTAGACCGAATTGAGCAATTTTTGGTTGATCAGAATTTACTGTTCCATTTATCCAAAAAACCGGTAGAAACCGCTTATTTGCCTTCCGTGCGTGGTCTATCTTTCAACAGCCAGGGCTGGGTGAACCTGCGTCATATCTGGTTTCCGTGA
- the yidC gene encoding membrane protein insertase YidC, translated as MEHKTNKGFTFTSGKGRIYGLIVILFAVMLLAGCSNNVSEITSSTPGFFNHYIVFPLSYLIQHIATIFNGSYGVAIIVITLVIRLALLPLMMRQAKSQQGTRVIMNAMKPEMDALKKKYEGKNDPADKQKLSQETMELYKKHKFNPLNIGCLPMLIQLPILSGIYTAIRLTPELSSHSFLWFKLGAPDYVLAVVVAVIYLIQAKVSQANMAPEQRKQFAIMGYLSPLMMAFFSLSAPAAMPLYWTVGGSFLVLQTLLFRKMYPVDHPQEPAIIEVKKVKSAKHNKSAKPAKS; from the coding sequence ATGGAACATAAGACCAACAAGGGATTCACTTTTACTTCGGGCAAGGGACGGATCTATGGCCTGATTGTGATTTTGTTTGCAGTCATGCTGCTTGCCGGATGCAGCAACAACGTGTCGGAGATTACTTCATCGACACCGGGATTTTTTAATCACTACATTGTATTTCCACTGTCGTATCTGATTCAGCATATTGCGACTATATTTAACGGAAGCTACGGGGTCGCGATTATCGTGATTACGCTGGTCATTCGTTTAGCACTGTTGCCATTGATGATGCGTCAAGCCAAGTCCCAGCAGGGAACACGAGTCATCATGAACGCCATGAAACCCGAAATGGATGCGCTCAAGAAAAAATATGAAGGCAAAAATGACCCTGCTGATAAGCAAAAGCTATCTCAGGAAACAATGGAACTATACAAGAAACATAAGTTTAATCCGCTGAACATTGGTTGCTTGCCGATGCTCATTCAGCTGCCTATACTTTCAGGTATTTACACAGCCATCCGACTTACACCGGAGTTGTCCTCCCATTCGTTCCTTTGGTTCAAACTGGGAGCGCCGGATTACGTGCTCGCTGTGGTGGTTGCAGTCATATATCTGATCCAAGCTAAAGTATCACAAGCCAATATGGCGCCTGAGCAGCGAAAACAGTTCGCCATTATGGGATATCTCTCCCCATTGATGATGGCTTTCTTTTCCCTTTCAGCCCCGGCAGCGATGCCGCTCTACTGGACAGTTGGGGGTTCATTCCTGGTACTACAGACATTATTGTTCCGTAAAATGTACCCGGTAGATCACCCGCAGGAGCCTGCTATAATTGAGGTGAAGAAGGTAAAGTCTGCAAAACATAACAAGTCGGCCAAACCTGCAAAGTCCTAG
- a CDS encoding PadR family transcriptional regulator codes for MQVNKQMIKGSTETLILTLLQERPLYGYELIKELHRQSEGVFNLKEGTLYPILHAMEIEGWVESYWMEVEGRKRKYYSIRDKGMEALKSKKAEWNLFRRAVDRVLGEGGLT; via the coding sequence TTGCAGGTTAACAAACAAATGATTAAAGGTAGTACCGAAACATTAATTCTGACCTTGCTTCAGGAACGACCGTTGTATGGTTATGAATTAATTAAGGAATTACATCGTCAATCCGAGGGTGTGTTTAATCTAAAAGAAGGCACGTTATATCCTATTTTGCATGCCATGGAGATTGAAGGATGGGTAGAGTCGTACTGGATGGAGGTTGAAGGCCGTAAACGTAAATATTATTCGATCCGAGACAAGGGCATGGAGGCCTTAAAAAGTAAAAAAGCGGAGTGGAATTTGTTCCGCAGAGCTGTGGATCGGGTGCTCGGGGAAGGTGGCCTGACATGA
- the bacA gene encoding undecaprenyl-diphosphate phosphatase: MHLEFGGKLVDIIIGLILGIVEGLTEFAPVSSTGHLILVGHLLGFEGTVRASTFEIVIQLGSILAVAFLFWKRILSILGIHVGEDRKANKAKEKLTLLHIIIGVIPFGIGGVFFYDYIKEVLFSAQTVVVTLILGGILMIAAEIFKPKKPAAETLDQVTYRQALIVGLFQCFALVPGFSRMGATLSGGLLAGMSHKTASEFTFIMALPIMFGASLKDLYESWDYLSVDDLPLFITGFVTAFIVAMIAVKFFLKLINRIKLIPFAIYRFVLAAAFWIFLLN, from the coding sequence ATTCATTTAGAATTTGGAGGAAAATTAGTGGATATTATTATCGGGCTTATACTGGGAATAGTGGAAGGACTTACGGAATTCGCCCCAGTGTCATCCACAGGTCATTTGATTCTGGTGGGGCATTTGCTAGGTTTCGAGGGTACTGTACGTGCTTCGACATTCGAGATTGTAATCCAACTCGGTTCAATCCTGGCTGTGGCTTTTCTGTTCTGGAAACGAATTCTCAGCATCCTTGGCATCCATGTTGGAGAAGATCGGAAAGCAAACAAAGCTAAGGAAAAATTAACACTTCTTCATATCATTATTGGTGTTATCCCTTTTGGTATTGGGGGCGTATTTTTTTACGATTACATAAAAGAGGTTTTGTTCAGTGCTCAAACGGTGGTTGTAACGTTAATCCTTGGCGGGATTCTGATGATTGCAGCCGAGATATTCAAACCCAAAAAGCCGGCTGCAGAAACATTGGATCAAGTCACTTACCGGCAGGCTTTAATCGTAGGTCTGTTCCAGTGCTTTGCACTTGTTCCCGGTTTTTCGAGAATGGGTGCCACGCTATCGGGAGGTTTGCTAGCAGGCATGAGTCACAAAACTGCCTCGGAATTCACGTTTATAATGGCGCTTCCTATTATGTTCGGTGCTTCACTGAAGGATCTATACGAGAGCTGGGATTATCTGTCGGTTGATGATCTTCCCTTATTTATTACAGGGTTTGTGACTGCTTTTATTGTAGCCATGATTGCAGTTAAATTTTTCCTGAAGTTAATTAACCGGATTAAACTGATTCCTTTTGCAATCTATCGTTTTGTATTGGCAGCCGCTTTTTGGATCTTTTTGCTTAACTAA